From the Pseudomonas sp. Teo4 genome, the window CAACCCAGGCGGCGCCGCAACCAGCCGGTCAGCCAGTTGTGATGGGCGTGGTAGAGGCCTTCGACCGTGGAAGAGAGGGCGCTGGACACCGTGGATACTCCGGCGCCGGGTAGCGCAACTGGTAGTAAGAATTGTTCGCATTGTAGTGAGGTGCGTTGGTCTCGGCAATCCTTCCCGGCAATAGTGCCGATGAATGCCACGTGTCCCCAGACTTTGCTTATGAGAATTGAAATCATTACTATTGCACCCCCGAATGCCCCCGGACCTCCGCCATGAAGCGCACTGCCGCCGGACTCCCCCTCAGCTACCGCCTGGCCGTGACCTCACGCAGCCTGGCCGCGCTGCTGGGCGGATACCTGCTGGCGTCCATGGCCAGTGTCTGCATTGGCTTGCTGGCCCCGTTGCCGAAGGTCGACGCGGTGCTGACTGGCATGATGCTGTCGTTCGTCTTCT encodes:
- a CDS encoding DUF3649 domain-containing protein, with protein sequence MKRTAAGLPLSYRLAVTSRSLAALLGGYLLASMASVCIGLLAPLPKVDAVLTGMMLSFVFYLLAFIWCFACRSAWRAWFGVLVPSLVLGLVNGLCYWMSTP